From the Perognathus longimembris pacificus isolate PPM17 chromosome 9, ASM2315922v1, whole genome shotgun sequence genome, one window contains:
- the Manea gene encoding glycoprotein endo-alpha-1,2-mannosidase: MAKFRRRTCIILSLFILFIFSLMMGLKTLRPNTAAFGAPFGLDLLPELHQRSIRLGKNFDIQRNERTNSESNTKNLKTVEITMKPSKASELNTEELPPLNYFLHVFYYSWYGNPQFDGKYIHWNHPVLEHWDPRIAKNYPQGRHNPPDDIGASFYPELGSYSSRDPLVIETHMRQMHAASIGVLALSWYPPDSKDENGEPTDMLVPTILDKAHKYNLKVTFHIEPYSNRDDQNMYENVKYIIDKYGNHPAFYRYKTRTGNVLPMFYVYDSYITKPEKWANLLTTSGSQSIRNSPYDGLFIALLVEEKHKNDILQGGFDGIYTYFATNGFTYGSSHQNWATLKSFCDQYNLLFIPSVGPGYIDTSIRPWNSQNTRNRINGKYYEVALSAALQTQPSLISITSFNEWHEGTQIEKAVPKRTSNTVYLDYRPHKPSLYLDLTRKWSEKYSKERRTYALDHQPPVS; the protein is encoded by the exons ATGGCAAAATTCCGGAGAAGGACTTGCATCATTTTGTCACTTTTTAtactatttattttctctctgatgATGGGTTTAAAGACACTGAGGCCAAACACAGCTGCCTTTGGAGCTCCTTTTGGACTTGATCTGCTTCCTGAACTTCATCAACGAAGTATTCGTTTGGGTAAAAATTTTGACATACAAAGGAATGAGAGAACCAATAGTGAATCAAACACTAAGAATTTAAAAACTGTGGAAATCACTATGAAACCTTCTAAAGCTTCTGAACTTAACACGGAAGAATTACCACCACTAAATTACTTCttacatgtattttattataGTTGGTATGGGAATCCACAATTTGATGGTAAATATATACATTGGAATCATCCAGTCTTGGAGCATTGGGACCCTAGAATTGCTAAGAATTACCCACAAGGGAGACACAACCCTCCAGATGACATTGGTGCTAGCTTTTATCCTGAGCTGGGAAGTTACAGCTCCCGCGATCCCTTAGTCATAGAAACTCACATGAGACAAATGCATGCAGCTTCAATTg GTGTATTAGCCCTGTCTTGGTACCCACCAGATTCAAAAGATGAGAATGGAGAACCTACTGACATGTTGGTACCAACTATATTGGATAAAGCTCATAAATATAATCTGAAG gtAACTTTTCACATAGAGCCATATAGCAATCGGGATGATcaaaatatgtatgaaaatgtaaaatacatTATAGATAA ATATGGAAATCATCCAGCCTTTTACAGGTACAAGACGAGGACCGGAAATGTTCTTCCTATGTTCTATGTCTATGATTCCTATATCACAAAGCCTGAAAAATGGGCCAATCTGTTAACCACGTCAGGGTCTCAGAGCATTCGCAATTCTCCTTATGACGGATTGTTTATTGCACTTTTAGTAGAAGAAAAGCACAAGAATGATATTCTTCAAGGTGGCTTTGATGGAATTTACACATATTTTGCCACAAATGGCTTTACATATGGCTCATCACATCAGAATTGGGCTACCCTAAAATCCTTTTGTGATCAGTACAATTTACTCTTCATCCCAAGTGTTGGCCCTGGATACATAGACACCAGCATCCGTCCATGGAACAGTCAGAACACCCGGAACAGAATCAATGGGAAGTATTATGAAGTTGCTCTGAGTGCTGCACTTCAGACCCAGCCCAGCTTAATTTCTATCACTTCTTTTAATGAGTGGCATGAAGGAACTCAAATTGAAAAAGCTGTTCCCAAAAGAACCAGTAATACAGTGTACCTAGATTACCGGCCCCACAAGCCCAGTCTTTACCTGGACCTAACTCGCAAGTGGTCTGAAAAGTACAGTAAGGAGAGAAGAACCTATGCATTAGATCATCAGCCTC